In Leucobacter denitrificans, the genomic window GTGCGGAATCTCCATGAGCGGAGATCTTGGCGGTGTTGCTGCCGCATCAGAACGAGCGAGGTTTCTGGCCGATCACCTCACCCAAAACGATAATGCGCCGCTTTCGTTCGAAGCGGCGTGGCCTAGGCTGAGCCGCACACACTTTGAAAAATCAGGATTCCTCATTGCCGAAGAACTCGACATAATGCTTGAGGGGCGCGGAGCGAAGACGAGCGGTTTCGTATCCGCGAGACGGTCGAGGTGTTCCTCAACACGGGAAGCATCGCTAAAACTAGCAGCGAACTTTTTGCTCACCGCAACACCGTGCTCAACAGGCTGCGTCGCTTCGGGGAGCTCACGGGAATCGACCTAAGAGTACCTGCCGAATCGGCGCGTGTAGTAGTGGCTTGGCTCGGCTAATGTGCAGATGCCCAATTTTCGTAGGTGAAGCCTGTGCTCTCGCGGCTTGCCCGCCCCGAGATGCCAGTCAATAGTGGGTAGCTAGGGTAGGGCGCACGAAAGCTCCTGCCCGGTATTGCGAGACGGTACCGACGATGGACCTCAGCAGGAAGGCTCACCTCAATGATGAAGAAACGATTCGTGCCAATAGCGGTGCTCTCGGCAGCAGCTCTAGCGCTCACCGGCTGCACCGGCGGAGGGGGCGGCGATGCCGCTGAAGATAGCGACAAGGTATACAACCTAAAGCTTGCCTCGTACCAACCACCAGGGGCAGCTGAGGCTGTCGCGACCGGCAAGTGGGCAGAGCAGGTTGAGGAAGCAACTGACGGACGGGTGAAGATTGAGTTCTTCTTCCAAGAGGGCCTGCTTCCGGGCGCCGAGACGCTCCAGGGCGTCGGTGACGGGCGCGCTGACCTTGGCTACATTGCCGATGCTTATTACCCGAATGAGCTTCCGCTGACGAATATCGCGGGCCTCCCGTTCGCGACGAGCAGCCCAGAAGCACAGGGGCACGCTTTCAAGGATCTCTATGCCGAGAACGAAGCGTTTAAGCAGGAGTGGGAAAACCAGGGCGTGCATGTGCTCATTTGGGCACCAGTCCCACCGAACGCCGTCGCGCTCAAGGACCCGGCAGAAAACCTCGACGACCTCGACGGACGCAAGATCCGTGCTATCGGCTTCTCGGCTGAGGCGTTTCAGGAAGCTGGCATGACCCCGGTCGCAATCTCGCAGAGCGAGGTGTACGAGTCGCTGCAGCGCGGAGTTATTGACGGCACCTCGGGTGGATCGTTCGATATCCTTACCGACCGCGACTACCAAGAGGTCGCGCCGCACTTCATGGACCTACGCTCGGGCAACTACGCCCTGACCATGAACGTCATCAATAAGCGTCTCTGGGACGAACTTCCCGCAGACCTGCAGGGAGCAATCACCGAAGTGAGTGACGGCTACCTCGACACCTACCTCGAAACTCTCTACGAGCACGAAGATGCAGCGTGTGACAAGCTTCTCGACGCTGGCGGCACGATCACCATTCTCGATGAAGCAGAGGCTGACGACTGGGCGGATCGCACGAAGGACCAGGTGAAGGAATCGTGGATGCAGGCAGTGAACAGCTCGGGTGCGGGTGTTGACGCAGAGTCGTTCTACGAGGACTACATGTCTGCGCTCGAAACCCACGAGGCTGACGCGAGCTACGAGCCCGCGCTCCAGCGCTGCGCAGTGCGCTAACACGCAGGATCTCAGTGCCGTGAGGCC contains:
- a CDS encoding helix-turn-helix domain-containing protein codes for the protein MFLNTGSIAKTSSELFAHRNTVLNRLRRFGELTGIDLRVPAESARVVVAWLG
- a CDS encoding C4-dicarboxylate TRAP transporter substrate-binding protein, whose protein sequence is MMKKRFVPIAVLSAAALALTGCTGGGGGDAAEDSDKVYNLKLASYQPPGAAEAVATGKWAEQVEEATDGRVKIEFFFQEGLLPGAETLQGVGDGRADLGYIADAYYPNELPLTNIAGLPFATSSPEAQGHAFKDLYAENEAFKQEWENQGVHVLIWAPVPPNAVALKDPAENLDDLDGRKIRAIGFSAEAFQEAGMTPVAISQSEVYESLQRGVIDGTSGGSFDILTDRDYQEVAPHFMDLRSGNYALTMNVINKRLWDELPADLQGAITEVSDGYLDTYLETLYEHEDAACDKLLDAGGTITILDEAEADDWADRTKDQVKESWMQAVNSSGAGVDAESFYEDYMSALETHEADASYEPALQRCAVR